One genomic window of Halococcus salifodinae DSM 8989 includes the following:
- the nikR gene encoding nickel-responsive transcriptional regulator NikR, whose protein sequence is MTVVSVSMPEELLDRIDEFSDEHGYTGRSEVVRDAARELLGEFEDARLEDRDLMAVVTVLFDYETTSVEERMMGLRHEHEDLVAANFHSHVGSHYCMELFILDGSLEAISAFVGKIRATRDTLSVDYSVMPVDDFTAAAVGD, encoded by the coding sequence ATGACCGTCGTCAGCGTCTCGATGCCCGAAGAGCTCTTGGATCGGATCGACGAGTTCAGCGACGAACACGGCTACACCGGCCGGAGCGAGGTAGTCCGCGACGCCGCGCGCGAACTCCTCGGCGAGTTCGAGGACGCGCGGCTCGAAGACCGCGATCTCATGGCGGTCGTCACAGTCCTCTTCGACTACGAGACCACGAGCGTCGAGGAGCGGATGATGGGGCTTCGTCACGAGCACGAGGACCTCGTCGCGGCGAACTTCCACAGCCACGTCGGGAGTCACTACTGCATGGAGCTGTTCATCCTCGACGGCTCGCTCGAAGCCATCTCGGCGTTCGTCGGCAAGATCCGCGCGACCCGGGACACCCTCAGCGTGGACTACTCGGTGATGCCGGTCGACGACTTCACCGCGGCGGCTGTCGGGGACTGA
- a CDS encoding DUF7503 family protein, whose product MSDNNIDVRSELKNHPKILSALFGLMVLLSQVGTVAAGNNGVIYGP is encoded by the coding sequence ATGTCCGACAACAACATCGACGTCCGATCCGAGCTCAAGAACCACCCGAAAATCCTCAGCGCGCTGTTCGGCCTGATGGTCCTGCTGTCCCAGGTGGGAACCGTGGCCGCCGGCAACAATGGCGTAATCTATGGGCCTTAG
- a CDS encoding thiolase domain-containing protein yields the protein MARASIVGAGMTKFGVHERPLPDLFADAAFDAFDDSGIEPPEIEALYFGNAMGGMTENDTHLAPTLASHIGCTGVPAQRFEDACATSATAFKHAVEAVESGRHDVVLAGGVERCTPETGLDTGAMTKVFVSAAHRQYEQPAGLTFPGVFALLTKRHMHEYGTTEEHLAEVAVKNHYNGTLNPRAHFGRETSVEKVLDSPIVADPFHLMDCCPFSDGASAVVVASEEAAESFENPVDVAGVGHATDVVPLADKDDLPATQAARDAASQAYEQANTTADAIDFAEIHDCFTGAEVMATEALGLFEDGAGGPAAAAGRTALDGDVPVNPSGGLKAKGHPLGATGTAQLVELTEQLRGEAGDRQLDDPERAVAHNLGGDAATTVVTVMEARR from the coding sequence ATGGCACGAGCTTCCATCGTCGGTGCGGGAATGACGAAGTTCGGCGTTCACGAACGGCCGTTGCCGGACCTGTTCGCCGATGCCGCGTTCGACGCGTTCGACGATTCGGGGATCGAGCCGCCCGAAATCGAGGCGCTCTACTTCGGTAACGCGATGGGTGGGATGACCGAAAACGATACTCACCTCGCGCCGACGCTCGCCTCGCACATCGGCTGTACGGGCGTTCCCGCCCAGCGCTTCGAGGACGCGTGTGCCACCTCGGCGACCGCGTTCAAGCACGCGGTCGAGGCGGTCGAGTCCGGCCGTCACGACGTGGTGCTCGCCGGTGGCGTCGAACGCTGCACGCCCGAGACCGGACTCGACACCGGTGCGATGACGAAGGTGTTCGTCAGCGCCGCCCACCGCCAGTACGAACAGCCCGCCGGCCTCACCTTCCCTGGCGTGTTCGCGCTGCTCACGAAACGCCACATGCACGAGTACGGTACTACCGAGGAGCATCTCGCCGAGGTCGCGGTCAAGAACCACTACAACGGGACGCTCAATCCGCGCGCGCATTTCGGCCGCGAGACCAGTGTCGAAAAGGTGCTCGACTCGCCGATCGTCGCCGACCCGTTTCATCTGATGGACTGCTGTCCGTTCTCGGACGGTGCGTCGGCGGTCGTGGTCGCCAGCGAGGAGGCCGCCGAGAGCTTCGAGAACCCGGTCGATGTGGCGGGCGTGGGCCATGCGACCGACGTGGTGCCGCTCGCGGACAAGGACGATCTCCCGGCGACCCAGGCCGCCCGCGATGCGGCGAGCCAGGCGTACGAGCAGGCGAACACGACCGCCGATGCGATCGATTTCGCGGAGATCCACGACTGCTTTACGGGGGCTGAAGTGATGGCGACCGAGGCACTCGGACTCTTCGAGGACGGTGCGGGTGGCCCGGCAGCGGCGGCGGGGCGGACCGCCCTGGATGGCGACGTACCCGTAAACCCCTCCGGTGGACTGAAGGCGAAGGGTCACCCTCTCGGAGCGACCGGCACCGCACAGCTGGTCGAACTCACCGAACAGCTCCGCGGCGAGGCCGGCGATCGCCAGCTCGACGATCCCGAGCGCGCGGTCGCGCACAATCTGGGTGGCGACGCCGCGACCACCGTCGTCACGGTGATGGAGGCACGGCGATGA
- a CDS encoding sugar phosphate nucleotidyltransferase: MKAVVLAAGEGTRLRPLTAETPKAVLEVGGKPIIEHCFEQLVDLGVETLVVVVGYEGERIIERYGDSFAGVPITYTHQREREGMAHALLTAEAHVDGPFVLMDGDSVVRCDLKELVDRQRDPSIDGTVLVEEVSAAAAREKMVCVLNERDEIVARRQKPDDPPDPSLVAASVQTATPALFDACRRVERSPRGEYEMSDAIRIRIEADATIAAVRCDGWLVNVNTPAELRRTDRKLRDETG; this comes from the coding sequence ATGAAGGCCGTCGTGCTCGCGGCGGGCGAGGGGACGCGACTCCGTCCGCTCACCGCCGAGACGCCGAAGGCGGTGCTCGAAGTCGGTGGGAAGCCGATAATCGAACACTGTTTCGAGCAGTTGGTCGATCTCGGCGTCGAGACGCTGGTCGTGGTGGTCGGCTACGAGGGCGAGCGCATCATCGAACGCTACGGCGATTCGTTCGCGGGCGTTCCGATCACGTACACCCACCAACGCGAGCGCGAGGGGATGGCCCACGCGCTTCTGACCGCCGAGGCCCACGTCGACGGACCGTTCGTGCTGATGGACGGCGATAGCGTCGTTCGCTGTGACCTCAAGGAACTGGTCGACCGCCAGCGCGACCCCAGCATCGACGGCACCGTCCTCGTCGAAGAAGTCTCGGCCGCAGCGGCGCGCGAGAAAATGGTCTGTGTCCTGAACGAGCGCGACGAGATCGTTGCGCGTCGACAGAAACCCGACGACCCGCCCGATCCGAGCCTCGTGGCCGCGAGCGTTCAAACGGCGACACCGGCGCTGTTCGATGCCTGTCGGCGGGTCGAGCGCTCGCCGCGCGGCGAGTACGAGATGAGCGACGCCATCCGCATCCGGATCGAGGCGGACGCGACCATCGCCGCCGTCCGGTGTGACGGCTGGCTGGTCAACGTGAACACGCCGGCGGAGCTCCGACGGACCGATCGGAAACTACGCGACGAGACGGGGTAG